Proteins from a single region of Segatella copri:
- a CDS encoding DUF2851 family protein, whose protein sequence is MEQLLHYVWKHKLFPLTPLTTTWHQAVEVIDPGLHNRNAGPDFFNAKIKLNGTLWVGNVEIHDKASDWYVHGHDKDERYDNVILHVCGTIDVEAKNSKGEPLVQLQLDIPENVSKHYQELLNIDQYPPCYQIIPSLTRLTVHSWMSALQTERLSQKTDAIEARVKQCNGDWENAYFVTLARNYGFGINGDAFEQWAYHLPLRAVDHHRDDLFQIEAIFLGQAGLLELNTIPERYQKDALNDGYFSRLRNEYLYLSHKFSLQPMDYKQWRFLRLRPQNFPHIRISQLANLYYNRRAGLSQLLEASTVKEAKQVLSTSVTEYWETHYTFGSTSIRNEKHLSPFSLNLLIINTVVPILFAYGRHRGEEKYCDRAFDFLEELKAENNHIVRMWKECGLPVENAGDSQALIQLKKEYCDRKECLRCRIGYEYLKR, encoded by the coding sequence ATGGAGCAACTCCTTCACTACGTGTGGAAGCACAAGCTCTTCCCACTCACCCCACTCACCACCACCTGGCACCAGGCTGTGGAAGTAATTGACCCCGGACTGCACAACCGCAATGCAGGGCCCGATTTCTTCAATGCCAAAATCAAACTCAACGGAACCCTATGGGTGGGAAACGTGGAGATTCATGACAAGGCAAGCGACTGGTATGTGCACGGACATGATAAGGATGAACGCTACGACAACGTCATCCTGCACGTTTGCGGAACCATCGATGTAGAGGCCAAGAACTCGAAAGGCGAGCCTCTCGTGCAGTTGCAGCTCGACATCCCCGAAAACGTATCGAAACATTATCAGGAGCTGCTGAACATCGACCAGTATCCTCCCTGCTACCAGATTATCCCATCGCTCACCCGCCTCACCGTGCACAGTTGGATGAGCGCCCTGCAAACCGAGCGCTTATCGCAGAAAACCGATGCGATAGAGGCACGCGTAAAGCAATGTAACGGCGATTGGGAGAACGCCTACTTCGTGACCCTGGCGCGCAACTACGGGTTCGGAATCAACGGCGACGCCTTCGAGCAGTGGGCTTACCATCTGCCGCTGAGAGCCGTAGACCATCATCGCGACGACCTCTTCCAGATAGAAGCCATCTTCCTGGGGCAAGCCGGACTGCTGGAACTGAACACCATTCCCGAAAGATATCAGAAAGACGCGCTGAACGACGGGTATTTCTCCCGATTGAGGAACGAATATCTCTATCTCTCGCATAAATTCTCGCTGCAGCCGATGGATTACAAGCAGTGGCGCTTCCTGCGCCTGCGTCCGCAGAACTTCCCTCACATCCGCATCTCGCAGTTAGCCAATCTTTATTATAACCGCCGTGCGGGACTGAGCCAGCTGCTCGAGGCAAGCACGGTGAAGGAGGCGAAGCAGGTGCTCTCAACCAGCGTTACGGAGTATTGGGAAACCCATTATACCTTCGGCAGCACGAGCATCCGGAACGAGAAGCATCTCTCCCCTTTCTCGCTCAATCTGCTCATCATCAACACTGTGGTTCCCATCCTCTTTGCCTATGGCAGGCACCGGGGCGAGGAGAAATACTGCGACCGCGCCTTCGACTTTCTGGAGGAGCTGAAGGCTGAGAATAACCACATAGTAAGGATGTGGAAGGAATGCGGCCTGCCGGTAGAGAACGCCGGGGATAGCCAGGCGCTTATACAGCTGAAGAAGGAATACTGCGACAGGAAGGAATGCCTGAGGTGCAGGATAGGTTACGAATACTTGAAGAGATAA
- the dprA gene encoding DNA-processing protein DprA yields MADQQEILNTILLTRLNYFSLAGMLELYRKVGSATLILEHKNNLRDILPDASDKLVSAIQNCEEARKRAEEELEYDIRYGIEPIPMNDDRYPQRLKDCDDAPLILFYKGNANLNQQRVINIVGTRHCTPYGEDLIRRFITDLKQLSPNVLIMSGLAYGVDIVAHRQALAHGYETIGVLAHGLDDLYPRQHRETAARMIEQGGLLTEFLTRTNADKINFVRRNRIVAGMSDACILIESAAHGGGLITCDISQSYGRDVFAFPGRIGDYYSEGCNNLIRNNGATLITSAEDFVKDMRWQDDATLMRAKQQGIERNLFPELSPEEQLIVEVLSKTNDLQVNLISVKTNIDISRLTSLLFTLEMKGVIKTFAGGMYHLLK; encoded by the coding sequence ATGGCTGACCAACAAGAAATACTGAACACCATCCTCCTGACAAGGCTCAATTACTTCAGCCTGGCAGGAATGCTGGAGCTATACAGAAAGGTAGGCTCCGCTACGCTCATCCTGGAGCATAAGAACAACCTCAGAGACATTCTCCCCGATGCCTCGGATAAACTCGTGAGCGCTATCCAGAACTGCGAAGAAGCTCGAAAACGCGCTGAGGAAGAACTGGAGTACGACATACGCTACGGAATAGAACCCATTCCGATGAACGACGACCGCTATCCGCAACGCCTCAAGGATTGCGATGACGCACCCCTCATCCTCTTCTATAAAGGCAACGCCAACCTCAACCAGCAGCGCGTCATCAACATCGTGGGAACCCGCCACTGCACGCCTTACGGCGAAGACCTCATCCGCCGCTTCATCACCGACCTGAAGCAGCTCTCGCCCAACGTGCTCATCATGAGCGGACTTGCCTACGGAGTGGACATCGTGGCGCACCGCCAGGCACTCGCCCACGGCTACGAAACCATAGGCGTGCTAGCTCACGGTCTGGATGACCTCTATCCCCGTCAGCACCGGGAAACGGCGGCAAGAATGATAGAACAGGGCGGACTGCTCACCGAATTCCTTACCCGTACAAACGCTGACAAGATAAACTTCGTGCGCCGCAACCGCATCGTAGCGGGAATGTCGGATGCCTGCATCCTGATAGAGAGCGCAGCTCACGGCGGCGGCCTCATCACCTGCGATATTTCGCAATCCTACGGTAGGGATGTCTTTGCCTTCCCGGGCAGAATAGGTGATTACTACAGCGAAGGCTGCAACAACCTGATACGCAACAACGGCGCCACGCTCATCACCAGTGCCGAGGACTTTGTGAAGGACATGCGCTGGCAGGATGACGCCACCCTGATGCGAGCCAAGCAGCAAGGCATCGAGCGCAACCTCTTCCCCGAGTTATCGCCCGAGGAGCAACTCATCGTAGAAGTCCTCTCCAAGACCAACGACCTGCAAGTGAATCTCATCTCCGTAAAGACGAATATCGACATTTCTCGCCTCACTTCCCTCCTCTTCACATTGGAGATGAAGGGAGTCATCAAGACCTTTGCAGGGGGAATGTATCATCTTTTGAAGTAG
- the dusB gene encoding tRNA dihydrouridine synthase DusB, whose product MKIGNIEFGPQPLFLAPMEDVTDIGFRMLCKRFGAAMVYTEFVSAEALVRSIKSTVSKLTISDEERPVGIQIYGRTTEDMVEAAKIVEQAKPDVIDINFGCPVKKVAGKGAGAGMLRNIPLMLDITREVVKAVNVPVTVKTRLGWDCENLIITDLAEQLQDCGIQALTIHGRTRSQMYTGEADWSLIGEVKNNPRIHIPIIGNGDITTPEEAKLAFERYGVDAVMIGRATFGRPWIFKEIRDYLDNTGAAPLTVDEKIDLLEEQLRINVERIDEYRGILHTRRHLAASPIFKGIPDFRQTRIAMLRATTVEELKEILKECRERIKAIEI is encoded by the coding sequence ATGAAAATAGGAAATATAGAATTTGGGCCTCAGCCCCTCTTCCTCGCTCCGATGGAAGACGTAACGGATATTGGCTTTCGCATGCTCTGCAAGCGATTCGGAGCCGCCATGGTTTATACTGAGTTCGTATCGGCGGAAGCCTTGGTGAGAAGCATCAAGAGTACTGTCAGCAAGCTTACGATAAGCGATGAAGAGCGCCCTGTGGGCATTCAGATTTATGGCAGAACCACAGAGGATATGGTGGAAGCTGCAAAAATCGTGGAACAGGCGAAGCCGGATGTGATTGATATTAACTTCGGCTGTCCGGTGAAGAAGGTTGCCGGAAAGGGTGCAGGAGCCGGAATGCTCCGAAATATCCCATTGATGCTGGATATTACAAGAGAAGTGGTAAAGGCGGTAAACGTGCCGGTAACTGTGAAAACCCGATTGGGATGGGATTGCGAGAACCTCATCATCACCGACCTTGCCGAGCAGCTGCAGGATTGCGGAATCCAGGCGCTCACCATTCACGGCAGAACCCGTAGCCAGATGTACACCGGAGAAGCCGACTGGAGCCTCATAGGTGAGGTGAAGAACAATCCCCGCATCCATATTCCTATCATCGGCAACGGCGACATTACGACCCCGGAAGAAGCCAAGCTTGCCTTCGAAAGATACGGCGTAGATGCGGTGATGATTGGCCGCGCCACCTTCGGAAGACCATGGATTTTCAAGGAAATACGTGATTATCTGGATAATACGGGTGCTGCCCCATTAACCGTGGATGAGAAAATTGACCTCCTGGAGGAGCAGCTCCGCATCAACGTGGAGCGCATCGACGAGTACCGAGGCATTCTCCACACCCGTCGTCACCTTGCTGCCTCCCCTATCTTCAAAGGCATTCCCGATTTTCGCCAGACGAGAATCGCCATGCTGAGAGCCACGACCGTGGAGGAATTGAAAGAGATATTGAAAGAATGCCGAGAGAGAATCAAGGCGATAGAAATCTAG
- the ybeY gene encoding rRNA maturation RNase YbeY has protein sequence MITYNVDGVKMPKIKKRDTSAWIRKVAASHGRKVGEIGYMFVDDEKILEVNNEYLGHDYYTDVITFDYDEDDVINGDIVISLDTVRTNAEQFGKTYDDELHRVIIHGILHLCGINDKGPGEREIMEENENKALALLEGASILKK, from the coding sequence ATGATAACATACAATGTAGACGGCGTGAAAATGCCAAAGATCAAGAAACGTGATACGAGTGCCTGGATTCGCAAGGTAGCAGCCTCTCATGGCCGCAAGGTGGGTGAGATTGGCTATATGTTTGTGGATGACGAGAAGATTCTCGAAGTGAACAACGAGTATCTGGGTCATGATTACTATACCGATGTCATCACCTTCGATTATGATGAGGATGATGTGATTAACGGCGACATCGTGATTTCGTTGGATACGGTCCGCACCAATGCCGAGCAGTTTGGCAAGACCTACGATGATGAGCTTCACCGCGTCATCATCCACGGCATTCTGCACCTCTGCGGAATCAACGACAAGGGTCCGGGAGAGCGTGAAATCATGGAGGAGAACGAGAACAAGGCGCTCGCCCTGCTCGAAGGTGCTTCAATATTGAAGAAGTAA
- the coaD gene encoding pantetheine-phosphate adenylyltransferase — MKIGIFTGTFDPFTIGHQNIAERALPMFDKLVIAVAVSKLKHASEEISKRVEDIKAVFPKECSELVDVEDASKGYRLEVVSYDDLTIDLAHRLGARFLVRGVRSAKDFEYEREQADINKQLGGVETILLFSDPRYSSISSTLVRELRFFGREVDEFLPKIK; from the coding sequence ATGAAGATAGGAATATTTACAGGTACATTCGACCCATTTACGATAGGACATCAGAACATTGCCGAGCGTGCCTTGCCGATGTTCGACAAGCTCGTGATTGCTGTGGCGGTGAGCAAGCTGAAGCACGCCAGCGAGGAAATCTCGAAGCGTGTGGAGGATATTAAGGCTGTTTTTCCGAAGGAATGTTCGGAGTTGGTGGATGTGGAGGATGCATCTAAGGGTTATCGCCTGGAGGTGGTTTCTTACGATGATCTCACCATCGATTTGGCGCATCGCCTGGGAGCCAGGTTTCTGGTTCGTGGCGTCCGTTCTGCCAAGGATTTCGAGTACGAAAGGGAGCAGGCTGACATCAATAAGCAGTTGGGCGGCGTAGAAACCATCCTGCTGTTTTCGGACCCAAGATACAGCAGCATCAGCTCAACGCTGGTCAGGGAGCTGAGATTCTTCGGAAGAGAAGTAGATGAATTTTTACCAAAAATAAAATAA
- the ruvB gene encoding Holliday junction branch migration DNA helicase RuvB, whose product MNEDFDIRQEMVSPAEKEFEKALRPLKFSDFSGQNGVVENLEVFVEAAKYRGEPLDHTLLHGPPGLGKTTLSNIIANELGVGFKITSGPVLDKPGDLAGILTSLEPNDVLFIDEIHRLSPVVEEYLYSAMEDYRIDIMIDKGPSARSIQIDLNPFTLVGATTRSGLLTAPLRARFGINLHLEYYDPATLQKIIKRSAMLLKVPIEDEAAVEISRRSRGTPRIANSLLRRMRDFAQVKGNGTITYDIAQMALKALNIDQYGLDEIDNKILTTIIDKFRGGPVGVSTIATAIGEDGGTVEEVYEPFLIMEGFIKRTPRGRMATPLAYEHLGRNPYTSNIMQGDLFE is encoded by the coding sequence ATGAACGAAGATTTTGATATAAGACAAGAAATGGTTTCGCCTGCCGAAAAGGAATTTGAGAAGGCGCTGCGCCCGCTGAAGTTTTCTGATTTCAGCGGACAGAATGGCGTGGTGGAAAATCTCGAGGTCTTTGTTGAGGCTGCCAAATATCGTGGCGAACCGCTCGACCATACGCTCCTCCATGGTCCACCGGGATTGGGTAAGACCACGCTGAGCAACATCATCGCCAACGAACTGGGCGTAGGATTCAAGATTACATCGGGTCCTGTGCTTGATAAGCCGGGCGATCTGGCGGGAATCCTTACCTCGCTGGAGCCCAACGATGTACTCTTTATCGATGAAATCCACCGTCTTTCGCCTGTCGTAGAGGAATATCTCTATTCGGCGATGGAGGATTACCGCATCGACATCATGATAGATAAGGGTCCTTCGGCTCGCAGCATCCAGATAGACTTGAATCCGTTTACCCTCGTGGGAGCGACAACGAGAAGCGGTCTGCTTACAGCTCCTCTGCGTGCCCGTTTCGGAATCAATCTGCATCTGGAATATTACGACCCGGCTACGCTTCAGAAGATTATCAAGCGAAGTGCGATGCTCCTGAAGGTGCCGATAGAGGATGAGGCGGCAGTGGAAATCTCCCGTCGTTCGCGCGGAACCCCTCGTATCGCCAATTCTCTGCTCAGAAGAATGCGTGATTTTGCCCAGGTAAAGGGCAACGGAACCATCACTTACGATATTGCCCAGATGGCGCTCAAGGCACTCAATATCGACCAGTATGGCTTGGACGAGATAGACAACAAGATTCTCACCACCATCATCGACAAGTTCCGTGGCGGTCCGGTAGGCGTAAGCACCATTGCCACGGCAATAGGCGAGGATGGCGGCACCGTAGAGGAGGTTTACGAGCCGTTCCTCATCATGGAGGGTTTCATCAAGCGCACGCCGCGAGGCAGAATGGCAACGCCGCTTGCCTACGAGCATCTTGGCAGAAATCCGTATACAAGCAATATTATGCAGGGAGACCTGTTCGAGTGA
- a CDS encoding bile acid:sodium symporter family protein: MLKLFQGLSKLLANYTSIFVIGVAVFTFFFPHTFDWVRGTTQTVILGIIMLTMGLTLTTNDFKILAQRPLDVFIGACAQFIIMPGVAYTLVHVWHLDPALALGILLVGCCPGGVSSNIMSYLCHGDVAFSVGMTCASTILAPVMTPLLMKITAGEIIHVDAVGMFINILIVTIIPVAIGCALNYIYGKKDCFPTIQSLMPGISVTCLAIIVGGVISTVHDDLVARGLSLFLWTFAVVFCHNTLGYLLGWLAGKCAGFNTAKKRTISIEVGMQNAGLATVLAGNFFAAQPLAVLPCAISCAWHSISGTILAGIYLKWDHLHEKK, encoded by the coding sequence ATGCTTAAGTTATTCCAAGGGCTCAGCAAGCTGCTGGCCAATTACACATCTATCTTCGTGATAGGTGTTGCAGTGTTCACATTCTTCTTCCCACATACCTTCGACTGGGTGCGCGGAACTACTCAGACCGTCATTCTCGGCATCATCATGCTCACCATGGGGCTGACCTTGACCACTAACGACTTCAAGATTCTGGCTCAGCGCCCGCTGGATGTCTTCATCGGAGCCTGTGCCCAGTTTATCATCATGCCTGGCGTGGCTTACACCCTGGTTCATGTGTGGCATCTTGACCCAGCCCTGGCACTCGGAATCCTGCTGGTAGGTTGCTGTCCGGGCGGCGTTTCGAGCAACATTATGAGTTATCTGTGTCATGGCGACGTAGCTTTCTCCGTAGGAATGACCTGCGCCTCAACCATTCTTGCACCGGTGATGACTCCGCTGCTGATGAAGATTACGGCAGGCGAGATTATCCATGTAGATGCTGTGGGAATGTTCATCAACATCCTCATCGTAACGATTATTCCTGTAGCCATCGGCTGCGCCCTCAACTATATTTACGGCAAGAAAGACTGCTTCCCTACCATCCAGAGTCTGATGCCGGGCATCAGCGTTACGTGTCTGGCAATCATCGTAGGCGGTGTGATTTCTACGGTTCACGATGACCTCGTTGCTCGCGGCTTATCGCTTTTCCTCTGGACTTTCGCCGTGGTTTTCTGCCACAACACGCTGGGTTATCTTCTCGGTTGGCTTGCCGGCAAATGTGCCGGATTCAATACCGCTAAGAAGCGTACCATCAGTATTGAGGTCGGCATGCAGAACGCCGGTCTTGCCACGGTACTGGCTGGCAACTTCTTCGCAGCCCAGCCTCTCGCCGTATTGCCTTGCGCCATCAGCTGCGCCTGGCACAGCATTTCGGGCACCATCCTTGCAGGAATCTATCTGAAATGGGACCATCTGCATGAGAAGAAGTAA
- a CDS encoding S41 family peptidase: protein MKKYLFIALVAFLAVTSASAQLRIKMGKNSPIEKLGRAEIAITNLYVDSVDENKLVEDAIRGMLEKLDPHSSYATAKETKAMNEPLNGSFDGIGVQFNMVDDTLLVIQPVTNGPSEKVGIIAGDRIVAVNDTAISGVKMSKEEIMKRLRGPKGTTVNLTIVRRGIKDKLIFKVKRDKIPVTTMDAAYMIRPGIGYIRLGSFGLTSHKEVTIAMDSLKKKGMKDLIFDLEDNGGGYLQAAAQIANEFLQKGDLIVYTSGRAAPRQEYKAQANGRWRKGKVVVLTNEFTASAAEIVSGAIQDQDRGVVVGRRTFGKGLVQRPLTFDDGSEIRLTIAHYYTPSGRCIQKPYKKGDRLDYAMDLDKRYKHGEFTNQDSIHLSDSLKYYTLRKHRVVYGGGGIMPDYFVPLDTTKYTKMHRQLAAKSIVINHSLKFIDAHRKELKSQYKDFDKFLATYEVPSSLIDGIIAEGKKEKIEPKDEAELTQTKKYLALQLKALVARDIWDMSQYFQVWNETNEIVQRAVQLLTTGK from the coding sequence ATGAAGAAATATCTATTCATAGCACTGGTAGCATTCCTGGCAGTAACTTCTGCCAGTGCCCAGTTGCGTATCAAGATGGGCAAGAACAGCCCGATAGAGAAATTGGGAAGGGCTGAAATCGCCATTACCAACCTTTATGTGGATAGTGTGGATGAGAATAAGCTCGTAGAGGACGCCATCCGAGGCATGCTCGAAAAGCTCGACCCTCATTCTTCTTACGCTACAGCCAAGGAAACCAAGGCGATGAACGAGCCGCTGAACGGCAGTTTTGATGGCATTGGCGTGCAGTTTAACATGGTAGATGATACGCTGCTCGTTATCCAGCCGGTTACGAACGGACCTTCCGAGAAGGTGGGAATCATTGCCGGCGACCGCATTGTGGCTGTAAACGATACTGCCATTTCGGGCGTCAAGATGAGCAAGGAGGAAATCATGAAGCGCCTTCGTGGTCCTAAGGGAACAACGGTGAATCTTACCATTGTGCGCCGTGGCATCAAGGATAAGCTCATCTTCAAGGTAAAGCGCGATAAAATTCCGGTAACTACGATGGATGCGGCTTATATGATTCGTCCGGGCATCGGATACATCCGATTGGGAAGCTTCGGTCTTACCAGTCATAAAGAGGTAACAATAGCGATGGATTCGCTGAAAAAGAAGGGAATGAAGGATCTTATCTTCGACCTTGAGGATAATGGCGGAGGCTATCTTCAGGCTGCGGCTCAGATTGCCAACGAGTTCCTGCAGAAGGGCGATCTCATCGTTTATACCAGTGGTCGTGCTGCGCCTCGCCAGGAATACAAGGCGCAGGCTAACGGCAGATGGCGCAAGGGCAAGGTGGTGGTGCTCACCAATGAGTTTACTGCTTCTGCCGCCGAGATTGTTTCCGGAGCCATCCAGGATCAGGACCGTGGAGTAGTGGTTGGTCGCAGAACCTTCGGCAAGGGATTGGTGCAGCGTCCGCTGACCTTTGATGATGGCAGCGAGATTCGTCTCACCATCGCCCATTACTATACGCCTAGCGGCAGATGCATCCAGAAGCCATATAAGAAAGGTGACAGATTGGATTATGCGATGGATCTGGACAAGCGTTACAAGCATGGCGAGTTCACCAATCAGGACAGCATCCATCTTTCAGACAGTCTGAAGTATTACACCTTGCGCAAGCATCGTGTAGTTTATGGTGGTGGTGGAATCATGCCAGATTATTTCGTTCCGCTGGATACAACCAAGTACACCAAGATGCACCGTCAGTTGGCAGCCAAGAGTATCGTCATCAACCACAGTCTGAAGTTCATCGATGCGCATCGTAAGGAGCTGAAGAGCCAGTATAAGGATTTCGATAAGTTCCTCGCCACCTACGAGGTTCCTTCTTCGCTGATAGATGGCATTATCGCCGAGGGCAAGAAGGAGAAGATAGAGCCGAAGGATGAGGCTGAATTAACTCAGACTAAGAAATACCTCGCCCTGCAGCTGAAAGCCCTTGTAGCGCGAGATATCTGGGATATGAGCCAGTACTTCCAGGTTTGGAACGAGACCAATGAGATAGTTCAGCGAGCCGTGCAGCTGCTGACTACGGGGAAGTAG
- a CDS encoding DNA topoisomerase IV subunit B: MEHVRTRPGMYIGRLGDGNLPEDGIYVLLKEVVDNSIDEFKMGAGARLEIDIEDNLRVSVRDYGRGIPQGKLVEAVSVLNTGGKYDSKAFKKSVGLNGVGVKAVNALSSHFEVKSYRDGKVRHLKFEKGILKSDTMEDTEDENGTFIFFEPDNTLFKNYSFHDDFVETMLRNYTYLNTGLTIMHNGRRILSRHGLQDLLSDNMTNEGLYDIVHMKGEDIEIAFTHTNQYGEEYYSFVNGQHTTQGGTHQSAFKEHIAKTIKEFYGKYEYADIRNGLVAAIAINVEEPVFESQTKIKLGSTTMTPNGGETINKYVGDFLKKEVDNYLHIHKDVAEILENKIKESERERKAMAGVTKLARERAKKANLHNRKLRDCRIHFSDAKNERKEESSIFITEGDSASGSITKSRDVNTQAVFSLRGKPLNSFGLTKKVVYENEEFNLLQAALDIEDGLDSLRYNKVIVATDADVDGMHIRLLIITFFLQFFPDLIKKGHVYVLQTPLFRVRNKRTKIKNKQAVADADAKLGSKEKKSDFITHYCYSDEERQQAIRDLGPDPEITRFKGLGEISPDEFAHFIGPDMRLEQVTLHKTDQVQKLLEYYMGKNTMERQNFIIENLVIEEDIPEEDSEPLD, from the coding sequence ATGGAGCATGTGCGTACCCGTCCGGGTATGTACATCGGCCGTCTGGGAGATGGAAATCTGCCGGAAGATGGTATTTATGTGCTCTTGAAGGAGGTGGTAGACAACTCTATCGATGAATTCAAGATGGGTGCAGGCGCCCGTCTGGAAATCGATATCGAAGACAATCTGCGTGTCAGCGTGCGCGACTATGGCCGTGGTATTCCTCAGGGCAAGCTCGTTGAGGCTGTAAGTGTGCTGAATACCGGTGGTAAGTACGACAGCAAGGCGTTCAAGAAGAGCGTCGGTCTGAATGGTGTGGGTGTGAAGGCGGTCAATGCCCTCAGTTCCCACTTCGAAGTAAAGTCGTACCGCGACGGAAAGGTGCGCCATCTGAAGTTTGAGAAAGGTATTCTGAAGAGCGACACGATGGAAGATACTGAGGACGAGAACGGTACCTTTATCTTCTTCGAGCCGGATAATACACTCTTCAAGAACTATTCCTTCCACGATGATTTCGTGGAAACGATGCTCCGCAACTATACTTATCTGAACACCGGACTCACCATCATGCACAATGGCCGCCGCATCTTGAGCCGCCATGGTCTGCAGGATTTGCTGAGCGATAATATGACCAACGAAGGGCTCTACGACATCGTCCACATGAAGGGCGAGGACATCGAGATTGCCTTCACCCATACCAACCAGTATGGCGAGGAGTATTATTCCTTCGTCAACGGTCAGCACACCACTCAGGGAGGTACGCATCAGAGTGCCTTCAAGGAGCATATTGCCAAGACTATCAAGGAGTTCTACGGTAAGTATGAGTATGCAGACATCCGAAACGGACTGGTGGCTGCCATTGCCATCAACGTAGAAGAACCGGTCTTCGAGAGTCAGACCAAGATTAAGCTCGGAAGTACTACGATGACGCCGAATGGTGGCGAAACCATCAATAAGTATGTGGGCGATTTCCTGAAGAAGGAAGTAGACAACTATCTCCATATCCACAAGGATGTGGCTGAGATTCTGGAGAACAAGATTAAGGAGAGCGAGCGTGAGCGCAAGGCGATGGCTGGCGTTACCAAACTCGCCCGTGAGCGTGCCAAGAAGGCGAATCTCCACAACCGCAAGCTCCGCGACTGCCGCATTCATTTCAGCGACGCCAAGAACGAGCGCAAGGAGGAGAGTTCCATCTTCATCACCGAGGGCGATTCTGCCAGCGGAAGCATCACCAAGAGCCGCGATGTGAATACCCAGGCGGTGTTCTCTCTGCGTGGTAAACCGCTCAACAGCTTCGGTCTTACCAAGAAGGTGGTTTATGAGAACGAGGAGTTCAATCTGCTTCAGGCGGCTCTCGATATAGAGGACGGCTTGGATTCATTGCGTTACAACAAGGTGATTGTGGCAACCGATGCGGATGTCGACGGAATGCACATCCGCCTGCTCATCATCACCTTCTTCCTTCAGTTCTTCCCAGATCTCATCAAGAAGGGCCATGTCTATGTGCTTCAGACCCCATTGTTCCGAGTGCGCAACAAGCGAACCAAGATCAAGAACAAGCAGGCGGTGGCTGATGCGGATGCGAAACTGGGAAGCAAGGAGAAAAAGAGCGATTTCATCACGCATTACTGTTACAGCGATGAGGAGCGCCAGCAGGCGATTCGCGATTTGGGCCCTGATCCTGAAATCACCCGATTCAAAGGATTGGGAGAGATTTCGCCTGATGAATTCGCCCATTTCATCGGTCCAGACATGCGGTTGGAGCAGGTTACGCTGCATAAAACCGATCAGGTGCAGAAGCTGCTGGAATATTATATGGGTAAGAACACGATGGAGCGCCAGAACTTCATCATCGAAAATCTGGTGATAGAAGAGGATATTCCGGAGGAAGACTCTGAGCCGCTGGATTAA